The Equus asinus isolate D_3611 breed Donkey chromosome 14, EquAss-T2T_v2, whole genome shotgun sequence genomic sequence AGGCGCCACCAAACCCGGGCGGGGAAGCCTGGAGCGCAGTGAGACTCCACCCCCTTTCGGGCCGGCACTGCGCGTGCGCCGCCCCTGCCAAGCTGGATTTAAGTTGCCGCCGAACGCCTCGGGATTTAAAGGGCCCGCTGCCTTTCCGAAGTTGGTCTGAAGACAAGGGGTGGTTGGTTGTGGACAGCACTTTGTCATGGGACCTGTGCGGCTGGGaatattgcttttcattttggctGTGTACGGTGCTTGGGCTGGGACGCCGAAGGAGGAGGACGATGACACAGAACGCTTGCCCAGCAAATGCGAAGGTATCTAAAGGGAGTAGCCTCTATTCGCCTCCCTCTGTCCCACCTCCTTCGTCTAGGCCGAGCCAGATGGACTGTGATGGCTGGGTTATTCGATCTCCTTGAAGGCCTGAGAGACATTCTGGTGGAGCTTGGTGGAATCCCTATGGGGTCAAGGGAAGGAATGCATAGCCCTACCCGAAAACTATGGCACTACAATTCCCATGAGACATCCAGAGGGAGCCCGCTTTTTCTTGTTGGCTTGGGCCCCAACAGTTTGTGGGAATTGTAGTTAAGGGACTATCTGCTCAGGACCGCCCACTCTACACAGCATCTTTAGTGCCTCTGTGTGTTCGTATTTCCCCCATGCCGCTAGACCTAAATCTGGAGAGCCTGCTGGAACAGCCTGTAAGGCTCGTACCTTGTAAATACCCTCTGCTCCACCCTGGCAGAGACGCTCCCAAATTACAGGCCCCACGCCCTCCAGAGGGGGTTTGGAGTGAGTAAATCAGCCCTTGACGctcataaatgaaagaagaggccACACAACTGGGAGAGGTTCCCCATACGTGTGAGGCTTTGCAAAGGGTGGGTACTGTATGGATTTTACAGCGAGCAGCATCTTCTGGGCTGCATCAGTGTTGGGCCCAGCTGGGAGAACGCACTTCAGAGCTGGGCCATTCAGTGTCCTGGCTCCCCAGTTTATTGCCTTCCTGACTTTAATTTCTTCCCTGGATTCTTTTTCCCTTCACCTCAGTCCACAGTGCATTTCACTATCAGTATCCTCCATGACTTGGTCCtaatctctcctctcctttcactTGTGTCCCCACTCTTCTCCCCCTACCTCTGCCAGTGTTTCTAAAGGGACCCAGTTGAGTCCTAACACCTCTGCAGGCCTCCTGCTGTGATCAGCATACAGCCAACATTTTTGGCATAGTGTCAGTCTCTTTGTTGTATGGCCCCCATCTTTCTTACATTTGCATATCCCACCTCCCATCTCCAAAAAGCCCAGGCCTCAGCCACACTGAACTTCTCAGAGTCACCGAGCCTGACCTACCCCCTCATACGTCTCTGCCTTTACAGGTTGctcttctctttgcctggaaTGACCATCTCCCTTCTGTATTTGGTTCTTTAAGAGAtagtttaaatgtcacctcctttggaagccttcttccttttctgtcacCTCCCACTATACTGTAAGGTCTTGGAGGGAAGGAAAGTACCTGTGTCTCCCAGGTCCTAGCCTAGTGCCTGGCATGTTTTAGACACTTTTGTTACCTGCCCCTGTGTTTAGTTTGTTTGGCTCTTCTGTATAGGCCACTCCTTGTCTTGggacccactatgtgccaggacaTGTGCTGGGGGTGCTGGAAAGACAGTGGTGGAACAGATGCACTGCTCACCCTTAAGGAAATCGCAGGCTAGTAGGAAGTCAATAAATGACCACTGAATGAATTTTGTGTTTCCTAGTGAGACTAAGTCTCTTGTTCTTAACCCCTAGCGTAGGGTCCCTCATACCATATTGTCATCATCTTTTTAGCTGTCCCCAACTACATGGCAGTGTCCTGTGGATAAGGATCATGGGTCTTACTGCTCTCTGTATTGTTACTGTGCATCCagaaggagctcaataaatagctGCAGAACAGCAGCACACACTTGTACACTGCTCACTAGGTGCCAGGTACTATGATAGGAGTTTTATATAGATTGACTGATTTAATTCTCACCACACCCCTGAGAaggaggtactattattatctccattttagaggtGAAGAAACCAAAGCCCAGCAGGATTGTCAGCTACTAAGTGGCTGACTCAGGATTCCAACCCAGTCATGCTGGCTGCAGAGTCTGCACTTATGACCATCATGCTCTGCTGCCTTTGCTCATCTGCAGAATGAGTTGTTGGTATGTTTGTTTGTCTTTCACATCCTCTTGGACATCTAGTGTGTAAGCTGCTGAGCCTGGAGCTACAGGAAGAGCTGAGTCGCACTGGCCGATCTCGCGaggtgctggagctggggcaggtgCTGGACACAGGCAAGAGGAAGAGACACGTCCCCTACAGCGTTTCGTGAGTCCTTCTTGGTGCTTCTCCACCTTCCAACCCCTGAAGGAGCCCTGGGAGCTCCCACAGCATCCAAAGGTGTCTTTGTTTCCCCTCTTCCTACAGAGAGACAAGGCTAGAAGAGGCCTTGGAGAATTTATGTGAGCGGATCCTGGATTACAGTGTTCATGCTGAGCGCAAGGGCTCACTGAGATATGCTAAGGTCAGACTCTTCCCCACGGCAGGATCCCACTTCTCAGAAACAACAACCTCTATCCCCTCACGCCTATTCCCCCCGACCCCGGCCCCAGCTCTGGAGTATCCTCTCCCTATTGTAGACTCCCTCATGTCACCTTCATGCAACTCGCCTGAGTCTCCAGTAGTTGACAAAACTGATCTGGCagaatggggaaggaggaggtggggcagtGGGCTGGGCTGATCCCAAATTCCCATCTCTCAGGGGCAGAGTCAGACCATGGCAACGCTGAAGGGCCTGGTGCAGAAGGGGGTGAAGGTGGATCTGGGGATCCCTCTGGAGCTGTGGGACGAACCCAGCGTGGAGGTCACGTTCCTTAAGAAGCAGGTAGGAAGGATACTGCACTGcttagggaggagagaagggaacctgAGCAGGGAGCTAGATCCTAGGGAGGTCCACCTCTGAGCAGGGAGAGGGGGCAGAGTGAAGACTGCCATCGATTAAAGTGAGCCCAGGAGCCTATTAAGAACTAATTACAGAGGCTAATAATATGGACTGTCACTTACTGAACAGCTACTATGTGCTAGATTTAGGGCCACATACTTTCCAGCTGCTGCCTCATTTTACCCTCACAACAACCTGACGTGGTAGGTACTATtaccatttttcattttacagGCAAGGAGCTGAGACTCAGAGTTTAATAACCTACTTGGCACAGTAGGTgctagtaaatgtttgttgaatgaatgaggatCACACATCTAGTAAGCCAAGTTTAACCTCCTGGTTTACCTGCCTcttcagggtggggtggggagacagggagtgaagagcagagaggagggttTCCAAAACCCAGCAAAGCAGATACCCTTCTGACCCTTCCACTTGACCAGTGTGAGACGATGCTGGAGGAGTTTGAAGATGTCGTGGGAGACTGGTATTTCCACCATCAGGAGAAGCCCCTACAGCATTTTCTCTGTGAAGGTCATGTGCTCCCAGCTGCTGAAACTGGTAAGTGTGTGAGCTGGTCCCTTTCCTGCCAGACCACACCCTCCCCTACCCCCAGGACCAATGGCTAAATTGTTTTCTATCATCCAACTTAGCATGTCTCCGGGAAACTTGGACTGGAAAGGAGAAGATCACAGATGGgcaagagaagacagaagaggaggaagagcaagatcaggaggaggaggaggaagaggagaaccTGACCAACACACCAAGCTACCCCAAGCACGACCCAGAGGATCTTTGACCCTTGCCTTTGAGCCCCCACGGGGGCAGCAGTCATAGAGAAGCCTCTGAAGTCTGAGCTCTCCCTGCCCCACAGCTTTAagagtgtgtgtgtacgtgtgagtGACCGCAGAGCTTGTAGCTGTTCTCTCCCATCTGGTCTCAGGCAGGATCCGGGGGTACAGCATGGCATGGCTATGGGGACAAAGGAGGGAGCAGCAGGTGGAAGCCCTGCCCCAACAGATGAGCCCTCTGCCTGCCATCTAGCCCCTTAATTGTCAGGTGTGTGTGGTGACAGTATTGAAGCCTTTCCCCTTTAAATATCTCTActacttcccccccccccccccaccccccgggggTCAGCGATGGCACAGGAGTTGTaggccttgggaaagtcactttgCCCCTCGGGGGTCTGTTTTTCAGACTTTTACAAGGGAAAAAGCCAGAAAGGACATTCTCTATGACTTAGACACACCGCCTGCGTCCAGGAGGCTATATGCCCACAAACTGTGAACAAGAAGGGACAGTGGATGGGGACAGGGCGATGTTGATAACTTACGTGGCGTAGATACTTGGTCTACTTCATATTAATTTCACCGAGGGCCCACCACATAATTTCGCAGGTGCCAAATTTTCTATATCgctagtaaatttttttttaaatcagttgggCCCAAAGTATGAAGTGTCGTGCATTCATCATAGCAGGCCGATATGGCAGCGCCCTGAGAATAGGGCCGTTGGCCGCCGTCCTATAAGAAGCCAATTTTGCAGTCTAAGGAGGCTGGCAGGGCCCAGCGGGCTGAGAACCGCGGTCTTCAGGTTGGGGTCAGACAGCCCGTCTGCGCATGCCACAAAGTGCGTCGGAATTAAAACTCAGCGTCTGGCGCCTCCTCAGCCGCCATACTTGAGCTTACGGGAACTCGCAGAGGACAAAATCGCGCGCGCTTTTCCGATTTTTATTTTTTCCGGAGTGAGGCAAGACCTAAGGCGATAAAGCTAGGTCCAAGGTAAAGAGCAGCTTCTGTTAGAGTGAGGTATAAGCAAAACCGATAGCTTCTGGAGGGTGACGGGTGAGGACGCACCACCCGAGACGAGCGAGGCGGGGACCACAGACGCCTAGGGCCCCGTGCGTTCACGCTGGAGGGAAGGTTGGGCGATACCATCTTCGGAAGGGGGGTGAGGGCGATACCACCGTAAGGAggcgggaggggtggggtggccgAGAACTGAGATTTGGAAGGTGCCGCTGGGCCGAGGCTGGGCCTGTGTGGGAATCCAGAGGGAGTGCACAGTCGCCCACAGCCCCATTTCTTTTCCCCAGCCCGTCCCTCCCCTGCCATGAGCAGTCTAGTGCAGACCAAGCCGCTGCGTGGGGAGACCCCTCTATTGGTGCCCGGCGGCCCATACTCCGTGGTGGTTCTGCTGCAGGGCTACGCGGAGCCCGAGGAGGGCGACGCCGTGCGTGCCGACGGCTCCGTGACTCTTgtcctgccccaggcctggggcccTGCCTCCAGCCACGAAGAGCCCCCGCCCAAGGGTGGCGAGGCGAAGAGCgccctggaggaggcggcccgtGGCCCCATCCTCGTGGACACCGGGGGCCCCTGGGCTCGCGAGGCGCTTCTGGGGGCCCTGGCGGGGCAGGGCGTGGCCCCTGGAGATGTGACTTTGGTGGTGGGGACCCACGGGCACTCGGATCACATCGGGAACCTGGGGCTGTTTCCCGCGGCGTCTCTGCTGGTCTCGCACGACTTCTGCCTCCCCGGGGGCCGCTATCTCCTCCACGGGCTGGGGGAGGAGCGGCCCCTGCGTCTGGGGCCCGGGCTCGAGGTGTGGGCCACGCCGGGCCACGGGGGCCAGCGGGACGTCAGCGTTGTGGTGGCGGACACAGCCCTGGGCACCGTGATGGTGGTGGGCGATGTGTTTGAACGCGAAGGGGACGAGGACTCCTGGCAGGCGCTGAGCGAGGACCCGGTGGCCCAGGAGCGGAGCCGGAAGAGGGTCCTAGACACTGCCGATGTGGTTGTGCCTGGTCACGGAGCCCCCtttagggtggtcagggaagcctCGCAGCCAGAGACAAAGGATCCAGGGAACAGCCGGCAGGATTCCGTGGTTGGAGACAAGGAGCCCACAATGCACGGATAAGCCCTGGGAGAGACTGGACTCCTGTCAGGGAAGCCACTCAGCCAAGGACCTGACGTCCCGGAGACGGAGAGGACCCGGACAGCCAATCAGAGGACTCAAGGTGGTCACTTCCAGCTCCTCTAGGAGGCCAGCTTTGCAGCGAGGATACAGTGCTCTTGCCAGTGCTGTCGCCAATGTCACTGTTTCTGCAACCAAACTGACCCCAAGGACTGGCTCAGCTGTGTGCCCCGTCTCGGGGCTTCATTAGTAAAAGTGAGAGAATGTTCTTGGGAGGGTCgtctaaaataaaaacaggaaactGCATGGAAAATCGTACTGCCCTAATGTAAATATGAAGTATTAATAGCGATAATCATGCAAATGTAATCAGCAGCTGCAACACTTCAACGGGTCGCTTTGGCCGATTGTCTGTTTCTCCTAGGATGCTGTTGCTGAGAAAAGGTTAACACCTAAGGCATCTGACTTTAATTTATTCATACATTCCTTCATTCAATGGGTATTTGACACTTGTAATGTCTCAAGCACTGCTCTAGGTCATGGAGATAAAAGAGTGAGCAAGCTGGAGAAACTCCTGTCCCTCATGGAGATTATGTTCTACTGAGATGTACAAGTAAACAACAACAGTAACAGTAGTAAACCATATAATTACAGGTTGTGGTTAGagatatgaaaaaagaaagcagggtgAGAAGGGGAGAGTGTGCTGGGGTGGAAGGGTGGTCAGGAAAAGCAGAGTCGAGGTTTGATAAGAACTGAACGAGAAGAAAGCAGGCCATACAAGGATCTGGAAGATAGGCCTTCCAGGCACAGAAATAGCAGGtataaaggccctgaggcaggacagCTTGGCCTGCTTGAGCAGCGAGAAGACGGTGGGTTTCAACTGCAGAGTGCCAGGGAAGAGTGGCAATAGGTGAGGCTGCAGAGTTAGGCAGGGCCTTGTGGACCATGGGGAGGGGTTTCCATTTATATTGAGAAGCCTTTGACTTTTGAGCAGGCTAATGACCTAATCTcacatgttttaaaattaccattTGTTCTGAGTGGAAAAGTGGTTGGAATGGGGCAAGAGTAGAATTGGCTGTACTAGATGGGAAGCTATTGCACTCCTCCAGGTGAGAGAAGTTGATGGCACCTCCCCTTATTCCAGAAGTCCTGTTATGGCTGTGGCCTCTTCACAACTGTGTCCCAGTCCCCAGGCCCTCCAAACACACCTGCAGAAGCACTCAGGTGGGGCAgacaaa encodes the following:
- the CNPY4 gene encoding protein canopy homolog 4 yields the protein MGPVRLGILLFILAVYGAWAGTPKEEDDDTERLPSKCEVCKLLSLELQEELSRTGRSREVLELGQVLDTGKRKRHVPYSVSETRLEEALENLCERILDYSVHAERKGSLRYAKGQSQTMATLKGLVQKGVKVDLGIPLELWDEPSVEVTFLKKQCETMLEEFEDVVGDWYFHHQEKPLQHFLCEGHVLPAAETACLRETWTGKEKITDGQEKTEEEEEQDQEEEEEEENLTNTPSYPKHDPEDL
- the MBLAC1 gene encoding metallo-beta-lactamase domain-containing protein 1 yields the protein MSSLVQTKPLRGETPLLVPGGPYSVVVLLQGYAEPEEGDAVRADGSVTLVLPQAWGPASSHEEPPPKGGEAKSALEEAARGPILVDTGGPWAREALLGALAGQGVAPGDVTLVVGTHGHSDHIGNLGLFPAASLLVSHDFCLPGGRYLLHGLGEERPLRLGPGLEVWATPGHGGQRDVSVVVADTALGTVMVVGDVFEREGDEDSWQALSEDPVAQERSRKRVLDTADVVVPGHGAPFRVVREASQPETKDPGNSRQDSVVGDKEPTMHG